One Bacteroidota bacterium genomic window carries:
- a CDS encoding response regulator, which yields MSKKILFVDDSESIREIVSFTLQNEGYNVLISDNGKNALDHLNGQEISLIITDLHMPEMNGIELIREIRKMEAYQRTPILFLTTESQTEKKMEAKDAGATGWIIKPFVPAKLLAAINKVIR from the coding sequence ATGAGTAAAAAAATACTTTTCGTTGACGACTCAGAAAGTATTAGGGAAATAGTAAGCTTTACCCTTCAGAACGAAGGTTACAATGTACTGATAAGCGACAATGGAAAAAATGCATTGGACCATCTGAACGGACAAGAAATCAGTTTAATTATTACCGATTTGCATATGCCCGAGATGAATGGCATTGAATTGATTCGCGAGATTCGCAAAATGGAAGCTTACCAGCGCACCCCTATTCTTTTTCTTACCACCGAATCGCAAACAGAAAAAAAAATGGAAGCCAAGGATGCCGGAGCTACAGGTTGGATTATTAAACCTTTTGTACCAGCAAAACTTTTAGCTGCAATTAACAAGGTAATTCGATAA
- a CDS encoding chemotaxis protein CheW — MDIDMSHKTNSYLSFSIGNEIYGAHVNHVIHISEMTRITKVPKAPEYMRGVLNLRGSVLPVLDARIKFGNKNILDTSNTCILVLEVSARNESFRLGVIVDSVKEVIEIDPEEIKPAPAVGNEYMADIITGIVFKNEHFILMLDVLKLFADESMIERRYTEAEAEKI, encoded by the coding sequence TTGGATATTGACATGTCACATAAAACAAATTCATACCTCAGTTTTTCTATTGGGAACGAAATCTATGGCGCCCATGTAAACCATGTAATACACATCTCAGAGATGACAAGGATTACAAAAGTACCAAAAGCTCCTGAGTACATGAGAGGTGTGCTTAATCTACGTGGCAGTGTGCTTCCGGTGCTCGATGCCCGTATCAAATTTGGCAATAAAAACATACTCGATACCTCCAATACCTGTATTCTGGTTTTAGAAGTATCGGCCCGTAACGAATCCTTCAGACTTGGTGTTATTGTCGATTCAGTAAAGGAAGTAATTGAAATTGACCCCGAAGAAATAAAACCTGCGCCTGCAGTGGGCAATGAATATATGGCCGACATCATTACAGGAATAGTTTTTAAAAACGAACATTTTATTCTCATGTTAGATGTGCTTAAGCTGTTTGCTGATGAGTCGATGATTGAGAGGAGATATACCGAAGCCGAAGCTGAAAAAATATAG
- a CDS encoding response regulator — protein MTDNKDFTILVVDDSTTNVVLLEAILDEKGYQIETALNAKEAYSIIEKQTPDLILLDLLMPKISGFEFLEEIRRNKKTLNTPVIVVSALTDEDNIEKIMSMGAVDFVKKPIDLQYLVDKVESVLQETQFTKE, from the coding sequence ATGACTGATAATAAAGATTTTACTATACTTGTAGTTGACGATTCGACAACCAATGTTGTGTTGCTTGAGGCAATTCTCGATGAAAAAGGATACCAGATCGAAACTGCCTTAAACGCAAAAGAAGCTTATTCGATTATCGAAAAGCAGACACCTGACCTTATTTTACTCGATTTGCTGATGCCGAAAATCAGCGGATTTGAGTTTCTCGAAGAAATACGACGCAATAAAAAAACATTAAACACCCCGGTTATTGTTGTTTCAGCCCTTACTGACGAAGATAACATTGAGAAGATAATGAGCATGGGTGCTGTCGATTTTGTAAAAAAGCCCATCGATTTACAATATCTTGTCGATAAAGTAGAGTCTGTTTTGCAAGAAACTCAATTCACAAAAGAATAA
- a CDS encoding response regulator, with amino-acid sequence MRVLVVDDNIIDRRLVKYTLQSHLNIVAETAKDGLEALNRIKCESFDLVITDIVMPKIEGIELINHIQSISPNTKIIAISGNNPYYLYIVKKLGIHSVFTKPLDINSFIERIESLFTQAEKNVVV; translated from the coding sequence ATGAGGGTTTTAGTGGTAGATGACAATATTATCGACAGAAGGTTAGTGAAGTACACTTTACAAAGCCATCTGAATATTGTTGCAGAAACAGCGAAGGATGGCCTTGAGGCTTTAAACCGAATAAAATGTGAATCATTCGACTTGGTAATAACCGATATTGTCATGCCCAAAATCGAAGGCATTGAACTTATCAATCATATTCAATCCATTAGCCCAAATACCAAAATTATTGCCATTTCAGGAAATAATCCTTATTATTTATATATCGTAAAAAAGCTGGGAATCCACTCCGTGTTTACTAAACCACTCGACATCAACAGCTTCATCGAACGAATTGAATCCTTATTTACCCAGGCCGAGAAAAATGTGGTTGTTTAG